A region of the Lycium barbarum isolate Lr01 chromosome 1, ASM1917538v2, whole genome shotgun sequence genome:
GGTCATGATGAAAGTGAATCTTCAACAAATCAAGGCTTCTTTTTAGGATTTTTGCGATGGCACGGGGATAAACATCCGGATGTGGGAAAAGTGATATTAGAAAATGCTCCACAAAATGATACTTTGACTTGTCCTATGATCCAAAAAGATATTGTCCACGCTTGTGCAAAAGAAACAGTGAAAGCTATAATTGGAGACTTGAATGGAGATTACTTTGGTATATTAGTGGATGAGTCCAAAGATATCTCACACAAAGAACAAATGACTGTTGTGTTGCGGTATGTTGATAAGAATGGTGAGGTGGTAGAACGATTTATCGGTCTAGTGCATGTTAGTGATACATCGGCATGCTCGTTAAAGAAGGAAATCTACTCTTTGCTTTCTAATCACTCACTAAGTCCGTCCAAAATACGTGGGCAAGGTTATGATGGAGCTAGTAATATGAGAGGAGAGATAAATGGTCTCAAAACTTTGATTATGAAAGACAGTCCATCGGCATATTACATTCATTGTTTTGCTCATCAATTGCAATTAACACTTGTAGCTATTGCTAAAAAACATGGGGATGTTGAAGACTTCTTTGATCATGTTACTAATGTGTTGAATGTTGTTGGAGGATCTTTTAAGCGTAGAGATTTGATTCGTCATCATCAAGCTGAAAAGTTGGAGCAGTTACTTGAATCAGGTGAAGTTCATACTGGACGAGGACTAAATCAAATGCGCGGACTTCAAAGACCAGGTGATACTCGTTGGGGATCACATTTCAAAACATtagataattttattattattttctcaaCTATTGTTCATGTGCTTGAAGTGATTAAACATGAAGGTTCCACCTCAAGTGATAGAAATCAAGCAAAATATCTTTTGACTGAGATTAAAACATTCAAGTTTGTTTTTATGCTTCACTTGATGTTGAAAGTGTTAGCAATGTCAAATGAGTTGAGCAAAATTTTACAAAAAAAGGATCAAGATATTATTAATGCCGTGGAGTTTCTTAACATTGCAAAAGAAAGATTGCAACATATGAGGGAAACTGGATGGAGGCCTTTGTTGGATGATGTTTCCTCATTTTGTGATGCACAAGATATTTTGATTCCCAAGTTAGATGAGTCTTATTTTCCTGGAAAGTCAAAGCGTAAGTCTTCTGGTGTTTCTTATTCACACCACTTGCGTATTGAAATCTTTTGTGATGTGATTGATGTGCAACTTCAAGAGCTTAATGATCGCTTTGATGTAGTGAGTAGTGATTTGCTTCTTGGGATGGGTAGCTTGAATCCTATCAATTCTTTTGCTAATTTTGATAAAGGTAGAATTATGACTTTAGCAAAGTGTTACCCAGATGAGTTTGATGAACTACATATTCGAGATTTGAGTTACCAACTCGATACTTTCATATTTCATATGCGAAGTGGTAATCCCAAGTTCTCCAACTTGCAAGGAATTCGTGATTTGGCAAAAGCATTAGTTGAGGCAAATCTTGTGGATACTTATTCACTTGTTTATTTACTTGTGAAATTAACTCTGATCTTACCTGTTGCTACCGCAACTGTGGAGAGAGCATTCTCATCCATGAAACGGATCAAAAATGAAGTGCGAAATAGCATTGGTGATCAATATTTGAatgattgtttagtttgttaCACAGAGCGTGATGTATTCACAAATGTAAGTAATGATGTCGTCATTGATCATTTTCAGAAGATGAAACCTCGTCGAGGacaattgtaaatgaatgatggatATTTATGATATTAGTAATATTATTGAAAGTTTTATTCTTTTCTCTTCTGTATATTGCTATAAATAAATGTTTCATCGGAAAAGACCAATAACCCGAATCAAAGTTCGAAAAGACGAATAATCCGACCCAAAGCCCAAATTGATTGAATGACGCATGGCACCCGgaaacttcaaatcctggatccgcctctgacaACAATGATGTCTAATAATAACCTTAGTGATGAAAAATCGGATGGGATACAAGCGAGAGTGAGGGATTTTATAACCTAACCCCGAGTAAAGGTTTTTCATTTTTTACGCCCCTCAGAATGATCATTATCTGCATGTCTCAATCGTTACACAGtgattttctcatttttttacGTCCCTCATAATGAACATTATCTTAAAGCACAAGTAATTTCAGCTAGCAAAGTGGCGCTTAGCATCAAGAGGATGTAGCCTTAGTATAAGAATTCAATAAAAATATAATAGCTTTGACTCAAATTTCGTACTTGTATTagaaaaattcattaaatatatacaaaattaATTCAATTACTAGCACTTAAGATTGTTGTCTTAAAATCTAAACTTCATAAGTTTCAAGTCCTAGATTTGCCtctatttagagcccgtttggattggcttataagttgctttgtgcttaaaataagcaaaaaaaaaaatttggcccgtttggcttaacttatctagagcagcttataagctgttttcagcttataagctgctttttttaagcccatccaaacaggctcttaacctgctttataagctgttttcagcttataagctgctttttttaaacccatccaaacaggctcttaaccTTCTTAAAGAAGAGAAGTCACAATAGTATATTCCATGAACGCGATGACACAAGCTCCCTGAAAAGCCAACCCGTGCCGAGATTAACATAGGTCCTATAAACATTTTCCTTGCAAGCCACAATATGTTCCATCTTCTCTTATTTTCTCAGCTAACCAAACAAGGAGTTCTCTTTTTGACGTCATTTGGTTCTATTTTACCTCCATTTTTCTCCTTCCCCTCAATTCATAaaacagaagaaaaaaaatatttttctacaaGAAAGGAGAGAAACATTTCGTATTGGCTCCCTTTTCTCCAACAATTCTAAATGTCAACATTACAGGCAACGAGCTTAAAGAGAAAACGAACCTTAAGTGCCACTTCACTAATGAACTAAGCTATAGCGTTTTCACCTTAGCAATTGTAAGATCACTACTTCTAATTGTACTAGATAATCTGAAGCCCGTGCTCGCACGGGCTCGATGTGActtttttttgaaatttcatACTCCATCAATTACATATAGAgtaaatttaaaatttatttatattttgccTATTTAATGGAAATTGAAAGAAAAAAGGTATATATAATTTCACAAATTTGTGTGGATATTTTAACCAACATTTTGTTGGTCCTAGGCTAAACTTTAGAATAATTAAAGTAATAAAGTAACTTAATCCTATAATTTTGTCAAGTATTGTCATTATTAGGGCTTAATATCTTGACATTTTCTTAAACTTgccaataaattttatttagacactTAAACATATGTTTTTTCCAACTAAGCACTTGAACACATGATAAATTATTCCTATTAGATACTTCAAACTTAAATTTTGATAAACTCTCTGTGTGTAAACTCAAATGTCTATTATGTAAATAAGTtaaccatttaaaaaaaaaagtcacctCATTTACTCATCAACCTCAATTGGAACATGCTTGATGTATTAGCATAGTATTAATTACGATAAAattcttttttcaaaaaaatataaagTACCATGAATCTagcattcattttttttttacaattgtaTTATATAAATTCACGAGGTTGATTTTTTATGCATTATTGTTCTAAAGGTCATTCCTTCCAATTTCTTGCTCATAAGTTGATCTATAATTTCGTGAGGATGAATTATTATACATTATTATCCTGGAGAGCTTACTTTCCAGTTTCCTGCTCATTAGTTGAATTTATAAATAAATAGAGTAAATCATTATTGAACAAAACTAAGTGTGTAATTTATCTTAACCGTTAGTAAAAAAGAATGTTAGCATGATACAATATTTATTTCAATTCTTTATTTGTAATAAACTGATGCATAATAAAGTATTTGTATAATTTATGTCACTGTAATGAAAAATATTACATATAATTTTAAATCATAAGCGTATTTTAGATTATCCTATCAAGATTTAGTTTTAAATTCTTTTACTGAAGTTTTCTTTGTTTACGATGTATAGGTATTTAtcaaatcaattaaattaaataatgTCTTGTCCCAAATAGTAAAATGGAAAATCGCTATGTTTGGCTCTGAACATAAAGCTTGTGAAAACTCAAAGTTTGCCAATATAATATTACATAGaattaattaatattttaaaagagataatttgcataaaaataaattCTTTTCCGTTTCTTATTTAAGACAAAATAATGTTAATATTAAGAATTATGAACTAATTTGAAAATTAACGCAACCAGTCTATTATAAGAGattaaattttgattttattagttttaaaatgtaatttttttttgtcattgtTATAAATTTGATCCAAAGAATACTTATTAgcttatcaaattttaatttgcTAAGGTTAGAAAATAAATTAAACTTTTATTAGttcataatatataaattaaattcaTATGTCTAAATGACACAACGTTCAAATAcattttctatttaaatttatAATTAATCCATTGGTTTACTTTAATTGAAAGTGGCAAAATAGAACTGTAGAACAATTAATTAGATTAGATATCACGGTAATTTTAGAAAGACCGAAAAAGAATTTAATTGGTCTTGATTTTTGAATGCTACTAAATAGGGCCCACAGTCGGGACCAACATTTTCAGAAATGTACATAGACTTCATTTGCTCCCAATGTTATGAGACGCACGCATGTCAATCTggaaacggaaaagggccaaagaTACCCCTATACTGtcaaaaaaatgatcaaatatacccctcgttatactttgggtccaaatatatccctgccgttatactttgagttcaaatatacTTTTTCTCCATTAAGTTGTCCAATGTGGACATGTACACACACGTGACACTGACATTTTACTGAGGTGGacgccacgtggcatgccacttCACACCCCCAACCCATTGTACTTCCTCCCTCACCTTCTTCTTCCATCACCACTGCAACATATTtgctaccaaaaaaaaaaagttcactttTATAACTATGAGGATCGATCTAATAAAGGGGGATAAATCTGATTTCCCAAAGTTCATGGAAATTTGACCTTTTCCCAATATTAAATATAGAAGAATGTTAACCGATTCCGAGTCTCTAGTTTTCAACTAAAGCATGCCAGCTTGGTCAGCTCTCCGGCGATTCCGTTGTATGTCCATagtgtggggtccagtcccctatcccatattttaagaaaggaagatttttcttcctttgataaattatacattggcaacaattgtggacttggctaacaagccaatttctttgttcacattttcatgatgtaagcgcttacctcatcataatcgtgatgtaagcgcttacctcaccataggaaattcattcctataaataggcagcttatggttcatttgtaacacaccaagatcatttgctatacacatcaaaatctcagacaatacatctgagtgagagcaaagtgagatgttccatagactgtaagaaaatagtctgtgaagaaaaatagagtgtgagtgatattatagtgaggtgggaaaatcaaaagagtgtttttctttttgagggtgtagtggtcttaggagtatttgtactcgttactacacagtgtaaattTCCtcgctatagtgatatcagctgctcctcttggccgtggtttttcccttatttagaagggtttccacgtaaatttttggtgtcattattgttgcattttattcttgctgatttaaccataagttagtgttccacgtttatcactaataccgtgaatattattttttgcgggtctattttattcccaacaagtcgTATCaaagccaaggttctgtctgagtatgctctgtggttgcagcacagtctgaacttccacatcagaaaagaattactttggtcttcgaataaaatagtatttgtatttgtgataaacgatggaagccaacactagtagaatggttacctTGAGaggcgtaaattatgccatttgaaagggcaaaatggaagatttgctctatgtcaagaattttcatcaacctgtctttggaaataaaaagcctgataataaatcagatgaagagtggaatttgttgcatcggcaggtttgcggctttattagacagtgggttgacgataatgtgttgaaccatatttctggagagacacatgctcggaccctatgggagcatcttgaaagtttgtatgctcggaaaactggtaacaacaagatgtatgcaatggtatgcactcaaccatatattgctcatgcagttggtattgttagcagatttctcgaaaatccagggaaagagcattgggaagctgtgaagtggatactcaggtatctaagaggaagctcagatgaatgcttgtgttttggaggatcaaatccaatttggaaaggctatacagattctgatatggcaggtgaccttgataacagaaaatccactactggatatctGTTTAtttttttcagggggagctataccatggcagtcgaagttgcagaagtgtgtcgcactgtcaggtatcattggattcgtgaacAAGTGGAGAGTGAATTGTTCcaggtcaagaagattcacacgagtgaaaatcctgcagatatgctgaccaaggcggtaccgagagacaagttcgaattgtgcaaagaacttgttggcatgcactcaaattagaagccagtgtaccctccttcaggtgaatgggactggagggggagatttgtggggtccagtaccctatcccatattttaaggaaggaagatttttcttcctttgacaaaatcacattggtagcaattgtggaattggccaacaagccaattcttttgttcacattttcgtgatgtaagcgcttacctcatcatagtcgtgacgtaagcgcttacctcatcatcagatgtcttggtgactgacactagggggagaggcaagaatcgtggttctcaaaatagagaacatcatagaagcaaagaagcagacttaaagatattgattgctatcattgcgggaaaaaagggcacacaaagaagttctgccggattttgaaaaaggaaaatagagataaggaggaaaagaaagaagatggcaatcgtgttgccgctgtcactacagaagatcttgttactgtccttgatgcggatctgataaacattgcttgtgatgagtcaagctgggttgtggacagtggtgccgcatctcatgtgacatcaaggaaggaatttttctcatcctatactccgggtgactttggaactttgagtatgggtaatgagactatatctagggtggctggtgttggaacgatttgtttgaaaactagtattggaactaaactagttttaaacaatgtaaagcatgcacctgatgttcgtttgcacttgatctctgttggtgttttggatgatgagggatatatcagtaccaatggtgctggaaagtggaagcttactaaaggttccatgattgtggctcgtggcgaaaagcgtcgtggtctatactggactacggcctctacctgtgttgatatggtgaatgcagttgagagcaatagctcttcaacgttatggcataagaggcttagccacattagtgagaaaggactaaatgttctggccaaaaagaaattattgtcaaatttcgaaagtgctaaattagaaaagtgtgagcactgcttggctggaaaacaaaatagagtttctttcaagtctcatcctccttcaagaaagacagagttgcttgagttggtgcattcagatttatgtggtccaatgaagacaaggactttgggtggtgcactttattttgctacctttattgatgattgctcaaggaaactttgggtctacgtcttaaagactaaagaccaagtgttgggtgtctttaagcagtttcaggcctcagttgaaagagaaactggaaagaagctgaagtgtattcgtactgataacggtggtgaatattgtggaccgtttgacgaatactgcaagcaacagggtatcagacaccagaagactcctcctaagactcctcagcttaatggtttagcagagaggatgaacaggaccttgatggaaagagtcagatgtttgctttttgaagcaaagttgccgaattccttttggggtgaggctttattgatttaaccataagttagtgttccacgtttatcactaataccatGAATATTattttttgcggg
Encoded here:
- the LOC132644304 gene encoding uncharacterized protein LOC132644304, whose translation is MDKFLTKFNCSQPSSSMDVNRSQLIDVLDLGSLEADPGERIPIAEYNPRIRDEVRRHYIQTGPFQPLLKKFPTTQIGNRGRQFVSSWYKGPHSNWLEYSMKKDAAYCLCCYLFKNEFVHGIAGEFYTKNGFRSWNRALERFRLHVGEVNSVHDKCFKKMLDLSNHHQSIQVVLEKHSEKEKNDYRMRLEASIDVARLLLHHGLPFRGHDESESSTNQGFFLGFLRWHGDKHPDVGKVILENAPQNDTLTCPMIQKDIVHACAKETVKAIIGDLNGDYFGILVDESKDISHKEQMTVVLRYVDKNGEVVERFIGLVHVSDTSACSLKKEIYSLLSNHSLSPSKIRGQGYDGASNMRGEINGLKTLIMKDSPSAYYIHCFAHQLQLTLVAIAKKHGDVEDFFDHVTNVLNVVGGSFKRRDLIRHHQAEKLEQLLESGEVHTGRGLNQMRGLQRPGDTRWGSHFKTLDNFIIIFSTIVHVLEVIKHEGSTSSDRNQAKYLLTEIKTFKFVFMLHLMLKVLAMSNELSKILQKKDQDIINAVEFLNIAKERLQHMRETGWRPLLDDVSSFCDAQDILIPKLDESYFPGKSKRKSSGVSYSHHLRIEIFCDVIDVQLQELNDRFDVVSSDLLLGMGSLNPINSFANFDKGRIMTLAKCYPDEFDELHIRDLSYQLDTFIFHMRSGNPKFSNLQGIRDLAKALVEANLVDTYSLVYLLVKLTLILPVATATVERAFSSMKRIKNEVRNSIGDQYLNDCLVCYTERDVFTNVSNDVVIDHFQKMKPRRGQL